The window ATGAGTCTCCTTTGTCTTAATCTACTGTATCAGAAGATTGCATTATTTAGCTAATCCACAGTTCATGAAAACCATTGAAGTCCATAAGAaactaatgcatttatttttataatacttCTGAGGCTATTACGCAGCAGCAATCCTCCAAGCCTGCGTGCATTCAGAAGCCAAAATACTTGTTGTACCTCATAGTACTTTGGTGACATCAACAAAAGCTCACAGTGACCACTTTGCTTGAGACCTGCGAGAGAAGCAATGGCTTTGACAAATCTAAAACTGCAGCTCTGATTTTCAGCTGCTGTCAGTCATCCTTACTTTCTCCCTCACCCTGCCCCACGTGCCAAAATATTGTAGTTGGAGATTCGCCAGTGGCTCCCAATGAGGGCAGGAATGAGCCTTTATGCTGCAGGGTACAAATACCTCCAAGAGCCTTTTTCAGCGTCATTGACACTGATGGGAAGGCCAGGTACCTCCTAGGTATCTTCTAAACCTCATCCCTTCAGGTTGCATCTTCCAGCCTGACACCATGGCAAGCAGGATCGCAGATACAGGCTCAAAAGACACCACCAAGCAAGGGTGAGATCCTGGCCTGGCAATAATTTAAGCACAAGGTTTTAGTTAGTAACTTTGACTGGCTTTGATTTGATGAACCCATTCTGGGCATATATTTCACATAgggttgctttggggttttttgtgctgttttgttttttgtttaactACATATTCATACTAATATTAAGAGATCTACTTCTGCAGTGGTGCTTTGTAATAACATGGTGTGTTATATTTCCAATGCTTATATTTTGTTTAagcatatttccttttttttccccctctatacTATGCAGGACTGTTGTAATTTTGCAAGACTTGTTTTCAACCTTTTGTCATATAATTAAACTCTGAAGGCTGGTACTTTATGTGGAAACTGAAGATGCTTTGGCTTTGAAAAATTTAAGAATTCTTAGTAGCTGAAAAGCTCCCTCTGCACTCATTCCATAACATTCTCCCTGAAATAgtaatattttcttaaaactcTGATGATCTATGGCTACAGCAAGTTTCATCCCTCTCACAGCTCAGTCATATTCACCACTGTAGATGAAATACCAGTGTATTCACCCAGGGAAAACAGAATTCAGTTTATATATGAAAACATTTAGCAGGTCAGACTGAAGCAGTCCTTATTTGCAAGAGCAGACTTATTGTCTCAAATGTAAATTACTGCCTAAGGAGAAATTCTGCTACTGAAGGTTGCCGGCACAGAAACAAGAGTGTCTCTGCTTAACTCTGCAGGTAGCAGACGGTGCTCCAGATCCTGACCACTGACCAGCGCAAGCAGGGGACCCTACACTGAAGGCTGCAATTAATATTCACAGAAGAGCGTGACAGTTTGCCTGAGCAGAAAAGTCCTGAAGTACCCTTATTCAGGCACCCTTACTTATCGCTTTTTCCTAGCTGGGTCCTCATGCactgctccccagcacctcctgcccttgCTGAAGTCAGAGGTAAATCTCCCATTCACATCAACCAGGGCAAGACACATCAACCGGGGCAAGACACATCAACCGGGGCAAGACACATCAACCGGGGCAAGACACAGGTCACAGGGACCCGGCGGCATAATGCACCTTTTGTTCTTAACACATTAACTGGATCAGACCGAACCAGTGGGTTTGTGTAATTTTTTAAGCGCACCACATTTTAAAGAATTGCGACACTTTGTTTAAAGCCTGAACAACTTGTCGCTTTGTTGTACTTCATTTGAGTTAAACTCCTCAAACAGCACTGCAAGAAAATAGAAGAGTTGTGTTGACAGAGAAAGTAGCAGAGCACTGGGGCTTCTTAGTACTTTATGACAAAGAAATCTGGCAGAGGAGACCCCAGCAATTGCCTGAAcacctcccccctccaccccgtgCAGTCTCTGTCCTGATCTTTCTGTGCCACACATACACGCGTGTTCCTCCCCCTCAGTCACCCCTTGGCTATAAAACCTGCCCTCTCCCTTTGCACCACAAATTCACCCCTGCCCCATTGTCTCCCAACAGTGCCACGTCCCTCCATGTGCCCCGATCTGCCACCattgtcccccccccatccctttaACATACCCTTCACCACTACCCGCTTTGCCCCACCTTGGCATAGCAGAAGGAGATGAGCAGCAGCGGAAGCAGATATCCGAAGACAAACGTGCAAACCACGTAGGCCTTCTTGTGGCGTGGGTTGGGCCAGTGCTCCCAGCAAAAGGTCTGGTTGCTGGCGTCACGGTGGAAGAGGCTCTGGTGGTGTGCTACAGGTGAGGCCATGGCAAAGGAGAGTGCCCAGATGAGCCCCACACCCAGCAGCGCGTTGCGGGAAACACGTAAGGCCGAAGAGCGTCGGGAGTGCACAATGGCCACATAGCGGTCCACCGACATGGCCGAGAGTGTGAAGATGCTCACCAGCATGGAGACGGTGAAGAAGTAGTGGATGAACTTGCAGATGAAGGCGCCCAGCACCCAGGTGGGGAGCGCGTAGACCGTGGACTGGAAGGGGATGCAGAAGAGCAGGTAGGCCAGGTCGGCGATGCTCAGGTTGAGGATGAAGATGTTGGTGGTGCTGCGGCGCTTGCCTGGCTTGCTCCTTGCCAGCACCGTAATCACCAGCGAGttgcccagcacccccagggtgAAGATCAAGCCGAAGACGATCAAGGTGATGAAGTTCTCGATGCCGATGCCGAAGAGGGGCTTCCCCTCCGCCTCCGGCAGCCCGGAGAGGTTGAACTCCCCGCGGGGCGGCTCTGCGCCAGCCCGGGACCGGTTGAAGGGCGCCGCCGCGGGCTCCCCCGGCTCCATCTTCCCCCTTTAGGCACCGGCCAAAGTTTCCGCGGGCGGAAAGCggagccgccgctccccggctccGCGGACCGCGGCCAGCCaggggcggccgccccccgccagcgccggcggggagggaaggagggagggagagatggaaggGAAGAGGGTGCCGTCGCGCAGGGTGACCCGCCGCTCGCAGGGGCGCAGCCTGCGCTGGCGGGCGCGGAGGCggcgccgcagccccggccgcccccgcgcaGGCAACGCGCTCCGCCCGGCGGGTCGCGGGGCTCgacgcccccgccgccggcgcggggaggggggtggggagggggggaagcaccccccagccgcccccgctGCTCCCGGACCCTCCCCGCGGAGCGGCGGAGCCTCCGCGCTTTCCCGCGCTGGCGGCCGCCCAcctgctgctctgggagactgagCTCCCCGGGGATGTCCTTTCCTTagagaaaggaggggtggggggatttCTTGTTCCCCTCCCCGGTTCAGCTTATAATTGCCTCCGCGGGGCTGCCCGGAGGGGGCGGCAGCCGGAGcgaggggcggggcggccgcgggcagggagcggagcggagcggagcggatcAGACCAGCCCGACCGCGGTCCCTACCTCGGAAAagttctttctgctgctttttgccttCGCTCCTCGGGAGGCTCCGAGGTGGAGTCCCCCAGGCAGGTCCAGCTTGGCTTAAATGAACTCTTTGGGAAAGACAGACATAATGAAGCGCCTGCGTACACCCGCCTCAACAGGTGGCCGGCAGCAAGAGTTAGTCCGCCTGCGCTCGCAGTTTTCACCGTGTTTCGCAGGTTTTCATTAATCACTCTGTAACATGCAGTTTCTCGCAGGAGAAGAGGTGGCAGACGTTGTtcccctttcaaaaaaaaaaaaataataaataaataaagggaaagaaagtctGGCCGCTTTTCACGCTTAAATCACGAAGCCCGGGTTCACAAAAGCCGCCGGCGCACGGCGACATCCCCGGCGGGGGCTGGCGGACTGGGAGCCCTTAGAGGTGCGGAACTGAGCGCTGCTGAAAAGGCAGTCTTTTCAACACCAGGCGAAACGTAAAACTTCCTCCCGAATAGGGATGCGAGCTCGTGTAAATGTTCACCCGGGCCTCGTGAGTGAAACGGATTTGTCTGAGGGCTGCTAaacatttgtttttccaaattgCCAGTCAGCCAGCTAGCTACAGCTGATTATGTTGTATTTTATCTCTCTTCCCTAGGGATCCTGACCGCTAATTGTTAAAATTGCCTCTGTGATAGGGAGCGCACACTGGGCAGAGGGGTGAAGGTACAGGCTGGGGGAGAAAGGGTTTTTTCAAACAGTGCCCTGTTTACTCAAGAGCTCGCTGCTACTTTTTCCTGCGGGAACAGCAGGGAGAAACAGAACCGCTCAGATGAGCTCTTGGAGGCAACgagcttttgtttctttattttgcagtctgcaatttgaccttttttttccccctgccttttcttttgctgCGTATATTGAGGCATCTTCTCAGCAGCTGTACATCAGCTGACGGCAGAGCTATTGCCTTCTGCAGATCTAGATTTTAATTAGACCGACGTATGATCTGGTCCATTATGTCCAAAGGAACACATTAATGGGGGAGCGCAATTCAATTTCTATAGATCTGAGAAACTTTTATTTGGATTGAACTGTTTTCTATGTCCATTGTAACTCAGGTTAGAAGTTACAAACATATCAAGCAAAAATAAACTACTAAAGATTCCTAAGACTTgcgttgcttttttttgtttgtttgttctgtggGCATACCTTATCAATATATTGACGTATTCAATTACCACGCAAACCTACTAGGCTTTATTTCTGTAAGAGATTTGAGAACACACGTTGTTAAACGTTTCTAGAACATATCAGATATTGCGGAATTTTTGGAAGTGCTCTGAGTAGGCTGTGAAAATGAATAGAATACCCTACAGATTTCCTTAGTGTTGCTGATGCCTGCATTTACCACTATGAATTCCTTCATATGATGAgatacaagaaatatttttgaataccactgatgttttgcttttgaatcGTATCTGGTTGCCAGACATCACTCTCTTCTAAGACGTCAGGAGGGCAACCCGAGCCTTCCTGAAGTCAATGCTAATGCTGTGTTGATGACAACTCTCCATCTG of the Larus michahellis chromosome 2, bLarMic1.1, whole genome shotgun sequence genome contains:
- the GALR1 gene encoding galanin receptor type 1, which encodes MEPGEPAAAPFNRSRAGAEPPRGEFNLSGLPEAEGKPLFGIGIENFITLIVFGLIFTLGVLGNSLVITVLARSKPGKRRSTTNIFILNLSIADLAYLLFCIPFQSTVYALPTWVLGAFICKFIHYFFTVSMLVSIFTLSAMSVDRYVAIVHSRRSSALRVSRNALLGVGLIWALSFAMASPVAHHQSLFHRDASNQTFCWEHWPNPRHKKAYVVCTFVFGYLLPLLLISFCYAKVLNHLHKKLRNMSKKSEASKKKTAQTVLVVVVVFGISWLPHHVIHLWAEFGAFPLTQASFLFRVTAHCLAYSNSSVNPIIYAFLSENFRKAYKQVFKCQIGNESPLNDAKENKSRIDTPPSTNCTHV